Proteins from one Helicobacter ganmani genomic window:
- a CDS encoding rhodanese-like domain-containing protein, whose protein sequence is MYIKNQSLAIPADLEKIDLNEFIVIDLRGRGYFLISHIQNAINVESLQRIAFIAQENADKKILLYCHSGATAADFGTQLAQQGFHNIYYVDENYFNLAKYGIAVEGDAG, encoded by the coding sequence ATGTATATTAAAAATCAGAGTTTAGCGATACCTGCGGATTTAGAAAAGATTGATTTAAATGAATTTATCGTGATTGATTTGCGTGGGAGGGGATATTTTCTCATTAGCCATATTCAAAACGCGATTAATGTGGAATCCCTGCAACGCATTGCCTTTATCGCACAAGAAAATGCTGATAAAAAGATTCTGCTTTATTGCCATAGCGGAGCGACTGCGGCGGACTTTGGCACACAGCTTGCACAGCAGGGATTCCATAATATTTATTATGTAGATGAGAATTACTTTAATCTCGCAAAATATGGAATTGCGGTGGAGGGCGATGCGGGATAA
- a CDS encoding YaaA family protein — protein MWILFSPSEKKCLEHKKAQEKQGEPFYQDFICKESLEEALKAYQEFLQSAKESEIQQLFGVKHLVLEELACAQNLMESPLLPAVLRYCGIAFSALDFEHLRQESQDYLKQHLLIFSNLFGPLRAMDKIPYYDLKQGESFENKSVKFNTKQFYLKNTKKIWEYLLESASGNPKKSPKSLEILDLRAGFYQKCFNVNKLPMYLNVQESVVYEPIFVKNGKVISHYAKHYRGILLRACAIEKLECLVDLENLYLEGLELESAQRVQEDNLKRVVLTYTLKNV, from the coding sequence ATGTGGATTTTGTTTTCACCAAGTGAGAAAAAATGCTTAGAACACAAAAAAGCGCAAGAAAAACAAGGCGAGCCATTTTATCAAGATTTCATTTGCAAAGAAAGCTTAGAGGAGGCTTTAAAGGCTTATCAAGAATTTTTACAAAGTGCGAAAGAATCGGAAATCCAGCAGCTTTTTGGTGTCAAGCATCTTGTTTTAGAGGAGTTAGCTTGCGCACAAAATTTAATGGAGTCTCCTTTATTGCCTGCTGTTTTACGCTATTGTGGTATTGCATTTAGTGCGCTAGATTTTGAGCATTTGCGACAAGAATCGCAAGATTATTTAAAGCAGCATTTATTGATTTTTTCTAATCTTTTTGGACCTTTGCGCGCAATGGATAAAATTCCTTATTATGATTTAAAGCAAGGTGAAAGTTTTGAAAATAAATCAGTAAAATTCAACACGAAACAATTTTATCTCAAAAATACAAAAAAAATTTGGGAATATCTCTTGGAATCCGCAAGTGGCAATCCAAAAAAATCCCCAAAATCTTTGGAAATTTTAGACTTACGTGCGGGATTCTACCAAAAATGTTTTAATGTAAATAAACTGCCTATGTATTTGAATGTGCAAGAAAGTGTGGTGTATGAGCCGATTTTTGTTAAAAATGGTAAAGTGATTAGCCATTATGCTAAGCATTATCGTGGTATTTTGCTTAGGGCTTGCGCGATAGAGAAGCTAGAGTGTTTGGTAGATTTGGAGAATCTCTATCTTGAGGGGTTGGAGTTAGAATCTGCACAAAGAGTGCAAGAGGACAATTTAAAACGCGTTGTTTTGACTTACACACTTAAAAATGTATGA
- a CDS encoding helix-turn-helix domain-containing protein, whose amino-acid sequence MNKGKNVAKIRKEKGISQLELSLRLGHKSVSIVASAERFYRGAHFNIEHLLMIAEILEVDICEFFKPSL is encoded by the coding sequence TTGAATAAAGGCAAAAATGTAGCAAAAATTCGTAAAGAAAAAGGCATATCCCAGCTTGAACTCTCCTTGCGACTTGGACACAAAAGTGTAAGCATTGTCGCGAGTGCAGAGAGGTTTTACAGAGGGGCGCATTTCAATATTGAGCATCTTTTAATGATTGCAGAAATCCTAGAAGTGGATATTTGCGAGTTTTTCAAACCCTCATTATAG
- the fabG gene encoding 3-oxoacyl-ACP reductase FabG translates to MKFCGKNVLITGASKGIGAEIAKVLAKEGLKVWINYRSKPELADALQEEIQKEGGEAAVVCFDATKEEEFIAGINTILSNDGELAFVVNNAGITNDKLSMRMKVEDFTSVLDANLTSSFIGCKEALKIMRKQGYGAVVNIASIIGEIGNMGQCNYAASKGGMIAMTKSFAKEGGSKGIRFNCVTPGFIESDMTKALKEEIKQSYAQNIPLGRFGKGEEVASAVAFLLSNGANYITGEVLKVNGGLYM, encoded by the coding sequence ATGAAATTTTGTGGAAAAAATGTTTTAATCACGGGAGCCAGTAAAGGAATTGGTGCAGAGATTGCAAAAGTATTGGCAAAAGAGGGTTTAAAAGTATGGATTAATTATCGTTCCAAGCCAGAACTTGCAGACGCTCTACAAGAGGAAATCCAAAAAGAGGGTGGAGAAGCTGCAGTAGTTTGTTTTGACGCAACCAAAGAAGAGGAGTTTATCGCAGGAATAAATACGATTCTTAGTAATGATGGTGAATTGGCATTTGTAGTGAATAATGCAGGAATTACAAACGATAAACTTTCTATGCGTATGAAAGTTGAAGATTTTACTTCAGTGCTTGATGCAAATCTCACTTCAAGCTTCATTGGCTGCAAAGAGGCATTGAAAATTATGCGCAAACAAGGTTATGGGGCGGTTGTGAATATTGCTTCTATTATTGGGGAAATTGGTAATATGGGGCAATGCAATTACGCAGCAAGCAAGGGTGGAATGATTGCGATGACGAAGTCTTTTGCCAAAGAGGGTGGAAGTAAAGGAATTCGCTTTAATTGTGTTACTCCGGGATTCATTGAAAGCGATATGACAAAAGCTTTAAAAGAGGAGATTAAACAATCCTATGCTCAAAACATTCCATTGGGAAGATTTGGTAAAGGAGAAGAGGTTGCAAGTGCGGTGGCATTTTTGCTTTCTAATGGTGCAAACTATATCACAGGGGAAGTCTTAAAGGTTAATGGTGGATTATATATGTAA
- a CDS encoding AzlC family ABC transporter permease, protein MTKNYFIDGIKDSSIFGVSFIFLYLSIGANAFENSLSFFESLSTTLFVFSTPLQFLLVQSYYDGYILIPLILAMNARFLLMSATLAPYLKRTNLFWLSLSSILICPSVFSGCISKFKQMNESPFAYFLGLGLPIWLVSLICTGIGYSTGAALSSPELKQIVSLVLPLQFTGLAAKHYPNLKEVGSYFWGFILAPFMIAFSPKFYLLILPFVIGFAMLVYDEAQRRSAIRGQR, encoded by the coding sequence ATGACAAAAAATTATTTCATTGATGGGATAAAAGATTCCTCTATTTTTGGTGTTTCTTTTATTTTTCTCTATCTTTCCATTGGTGCGAATGCGTTTGAAAATAGCTTAAGTTTTTTTGAGAGTCTATCCACGACACTTTTTGTGTTTTCGACACCTTTGCAGTTTTTGCTTGTGCAGAGTTATTATGATGGCTATATTTTGATTCCCTTGATTCTAGCGATGAATGCAAGATTTTTGCTAATGTCTGCTACACTTGCTCCCTATTTAAAGCGCACCAATCTTTTTTGGCTCTCACTCTCTAGCATTTTGATTTGCCCCTCTGTGTTTAGTGGTTGCATTTCTAAGTTTAAGCAAATGAATGAATCGCCTTTTGCTTATTTTTTGGGGCTTGGTTTGCCAATATGGCTTGTTTCGCTCATTTGCACAGGCATAGGATATAGCACAGGAGCAGCTCTTAGTTCGCCCGAGCTTAAACAAATCGTCTCTCTTGTTTTGCCTCTGCAATTTACGGGGCTTGCAGCGAAGCATTATCCGAATCTCAAAGAAGTGGGAAGTTATTTTTGGGGCTTCATTCTCGCACCCTTTATGATAGCTTTTAGCCCGAAATTTTATCTGCTGATTCTGCCTTTTGTGATAGGGTTTGCGATGCTAGTCTATGATGAAGCACAGAGGAGAAGTGCAATAAGGGGGCAAAGATGA
- a CDS encoding 16S rRNA (uracil(1498)-N(3))-methyltransferase has protein sequence MQFIIYQNAGEPQITLKNETYHHLFHSRRTHKSESLFLCNGRDLKLCRYTITEINKKDAKLTLQEIQIISPHNPPKGHLIWAMIEPKNIEKTLPMLNELNLAKVTFFYAQYSQKQFKLDFKRLQRILNHSCEQCGRLIGLEIEIFSNMEEVLQNYPNFAVLDFGGEALVDSLKMPLMIGCEGGFSQKEREILRDKHIFSAPKCNILRSETAALYAASRLI, from the coding sequence ATGCAATTTATCATTTATCAAAATGCGGGAGAGCCACAAATCACGCTCAAAAATGAAACCTATCACCACCTTTTCCACTCTCGCAGAACGCACAAATCAGAATCACTCTTTTTGTGTAATGGACGTGATTTGAAACTCTGTCGCTACACAATTACAGAAATCAACAAAAAAGATGCGAAACTTACCTTGCAAGAAATCCAAATTATCTCGCCCCACAATCCACCCAAAGGGCATTTGATTTGGGCAATGATAGAGCCAAAAAATATTGAAAAAACACTTCCTATGCTCAATGAACTCAATTTAGCCAAAGTTACCTTTTTTTATGCGCAATATTCCCAAAAACAATTTAAGCTAGATTTCAAGCGACTTCAGAGAATCTTAAATCATTCTTGTGAGCAATGCGGACGCTTAATAGGATTAGAAATTGAAATTTTCTCAAATATGGAGGAAGTGCTACAAAACTACCCAAATTTTGCAGTTTTAGACTTTGGTGGTGAGGCTTTAGTGGATTCTTTGAAAATGCCTTTAATGATTGGTTGCGAGGGGGGATTTAGTCAAAAAGAACGCGAAATCTTGCGGGATAAACACATTTTTAGCGCACCAAAATGCAATATTCTACGAAGCGAAACCGCCGCACTATATGCTGCAAGTAGATTGATTTAA
- the accA gene encoding acetyl-CoA carboxylase carboxyl transferase subunit alpha, producing the protein MATYLDFEVKIKTIQENIATAQLKNDTPAIAILQKDLDKEVAKVYSNLSDYQKLQLARHPDRPYAMDYITLLLKEPLEIHGDRHFKDDNAIVCFLGRIEEQKVMVIGEEKGRGTKNKLQRNFGMPNPEGYRKALRAAKMAEKFGIPLLMFVDTPGAYPGIGAEERGQSEAIAKNLQEFSKLKVPTISIVIGEGGSGGALAIGVADRLAMMQYSVFSVISPEGCAAILWNDSSKIESATQALKITPESLKESRLIDAIIQEPQIGAHRDKESAAQAIKNYFLTTLKEIQADSNYLQNRYNKLMTYGSFQ; encoded by the coding sequence GTGGCAACTTATTTAGATTTTGAAGTAAAGATTAAAACAATCCAAGAAAATATTGCAACTGCACAATTAAAAAATGATACCCCAGCAATTGCGATTTTGCAAAAAGACTTGGATAAAGAAGTAGCAAAGGTGTATTCTAATCTTTCGGATTATCAAAAGCTTCAATTAGCACGCCACCCCGACCGCCCTTATGCAATGGATTATATCACATTGCTTTTAAAAGAACCACTAGAGATTCACGGGGATAGACACTTCAAAGATGATAATGCCATCGTTTGTTTCTTGGGAAGAATTGAGGAGCAAAAGGTTATGGTAATTGGTGAGGAAAAGGGTAGAGGAACAAAAAATAAGCTCCAGCGAAACTTTGGTATGCCAAATCCGGAAGGCTATCGTAAAGCGTTGCGCGCCGCAAAAATGGCAGAAAAATTTGGAATCCCGCTTCTGATGTTTGTAGATACTCCAGGAGCTTATCCCGGAATCGGTGCAGAGGAGCGCGGACAGAGTGAGGCGATTGCAAAAAATCTACAAGAATTTAGCAAGCTAAAAGTGCCGACAATTTCTATTGTAATTGGCGAGGGAGGAAGTGGAGGTGCGCTTGCAATTGGCGTGGCAGATAGGCTAGCAATGATGCAATATTCTGTGTTTAGTGTGATTTCTCCAGAGGGTTGCGCTGCGATTTTGTGGAATGACTCAAGCAAGATTGAAAGTGCTACACAAGCCCTTAAAATCACTCCAGAATCCTTAAAAGAATCTCGTCTCATTGACGCAATTATCCAAGAGCCTCAAATTGGCGCGCATAGAGACAAGGAAAGTGCAGCTCAGGCAATTAAAAATTATTTTTTGACTACCTTAAAGGAAATTCAAGCAGATTCTAATTATTTGCAGAATCGTTATAACAAGCTAATGACTTATGGGAGTTTTCAATAA
- a CDS encoding uroporphyrinogen-III synthase has product MRTIYYITKMPPDLQRFGKELKESIIILPLLEIKTLLDCAVLEKFFSCDSLIFTSKNAIFALKKNLESLPNAVEAMQRWRNLPSFTLGSGCNEALKSLNLKPFFSASRAYGEEFARELIPHLQGKKPLFIRAHKIASKLPQILASAGISLQQSILYETSPRQLQESQKEPLTRDCVIFFSAPSHIRAFLLNFAWDSSFIALCIGETTQKCARELLGAEAEILLSPKVSKEAALEFARTL; this is encoded by the coding sequence ATGAGAACGATTTATTATATCACAAAAATGCCTCCCGATTTGCAAAGATTTGGTAAGGAATTAAAGGAATCCATTATAATTTTGCCACTTTTAGAGATAAAAACACTTTTGGATTGCGCGGTTTTAGAGAAATTTTTTTCGTGCGATTCTTTGATTTTTACTTCAAAAAACGCCATTTTTGCGCTAAAGAAAAATTTAGAATCCTTGCCTAATGCAGTAGAGGCAATGCAGAGGTGGCGGAATCTGCCTAGTTTTACTCTAGGTAGCGGCTGTAACGAAGCCTTAAAAAGCTTAAACCTTAAGCCTTTCTTTAGCGCAAGTCGTGCGTATGGCGAGGAGTTTGCAAGAGAGTTGATTCCACATTTGCAGGGCAAAAAGCCTCTCTTTATTCGGGCGCATAAAATTGCTTCAAAGCTTCCACAAATCTTAGCAAGCGCGGGAATCTCGCTACAACAATCTATTCTTTATGAAACTTCACCGCGCCAATTGCAAGAATCGCAAAAAGAACCTTTGACAAGAGATTGTGTAATCTTTTTCAGCGCACCCTCGCATATTAGGGCGTTTTTGCTTAATTTCGCTTGGGATTCTAGTTTTATCGCATTATGTATTGGGGAGACGACGCAAAAATGTGCAAGGGAGCTTTTGGGGGCAGAAGCAGAGATTTTGCTTTCTCCCAAAGTTAGCAAGGAAGCTGCGTTGGAGTTTGCAAGGACGCTTTAG
- a CDS encoding aminoacetone oxidase family FAD-binding enzyme — translation MQEIPKVAIIGAGASGIFCAMLLLSFGIPIVLYEKNKTLGKKLLATGNGRCNIHNQHTNSKHYQTSSFTPKEIQSILQTCSFGTFAKTCQKLGIALEICEDGRVYPQSNSAKSVLEVFGDILKDSKNFTMVLETEVLELCQTQGGFLLKSAQGQEKYSCVVLACGSEATPKLGGSDKGLELAKNLGLEIVQTYPSLVSLNIESPLICALNGVKIKAKLTLKKANQTLAEVLGDVLFTDYGISGFGVLDISSYVRLEKDLTMILDFLPSFEERALENQLVNLAKTYPKRNLISLLSGFLNPKIAKAFAQNFHWNPKNTKQLKQLVFKLKNFELKNPTTKGFENAEVSGGGVSGEEINPKTMESKKYSNLYIVGEMLDVVGNRGGHNLAFAFSSAWVCARAIRAKCLQ, via the coding sequence TTGCAAGAGATTCCAAAGGTCGCAATTATTGGTGCAGGAGCAAGCGGAATCTTTTGTGCTATGCTACTTTTGTCCTTTGGAATCCCGATTGTTTTGTATGAAAAAAACAAGACTTTAGGCAAAAAACTCCTTGCCACAGGGAATGGACGTTGCAATATCCACAATCAACACACTAACTCAAAACATTATCAAACTTCAAGCTTTACCCCAAAAGAGATTCAAAGCATTTTGCAAACTTGCAGTTTTGGAACATTTGCAAAGACTTGTCAAAAGCTTGGAATCGCATTGGAGATTTGCGAAGATGGTAGGGTTTATCCGCAAAGCAATTCCGCAAAATCCGTGTTAGAAGTCTTTGGTGATATATTAAAAGATTCCAAAAATTTCACAATGGTTTTGGAAACTGAAGTTTTGGAATTATGTCAAACACAAGGGGGATTCTTGCTGAAAAGTGCGCAAGGACAAGAAAAGTATTCTTGCGTGGTGCTTGCTTGTGGAAGCGAAGCTACACCAAAACTTGGAGGAAGTGATAAGGGGTTGGAATTAGCTAAAAATTTGGGATTAGAGATTGTTCAAACTTACCCCTCTTTGGTTTCTTTGAATATAGAGTCCCCATTGATTTGCGCTCTAAATGGTGTGAAAATCAAGGCAAAACTAACGCTCAAAAAAGCCAATCAAACGCTTGCTGAAGTGCTAGGAGATGTGCTTTTTACAGATTATGGAATCTCGGGATTTGGGGTGTTGGACATTTCCTCTTATGTGAGATTGGAAAAAGATTTGACGATGATTTTGGATTTTTTGCCAAGTTTTGAGGAAAGAGCATTGGAAAATCAGCTTGTAAATCTTGCAAAAACCTATCCCAAACGGAATCTTATTTCTCTACTAAGTGGATTTTTGAATCCTAAAATCGCCAAAGCTTTTGCGCAAAATTTTCATTGGAATCCTAAAAATACGAAGCAGTTGAAGCAATTAGTGTTTAAACTGAAAAATTTTGAGCTTAAAAATCCAACAACAAAGGGCTTTGAAAATGCAGAAGTAAGTGGAGGAGGTGTGAGCGGAGAGGAGATTAATCCCAAAACTATGGAATCCAAAAAATATTCAAACCTTTATATTGTTGGGGAAATGTTAGATGTTGTTGGGAATCGCGGAGGGCATAATCTCGCCTTTGCTTTCTCCAGTGCGTGGGTGTGCGCAAGGGCAATCAGGGCAAAATGTCTGCAATGA
- the rplI gene encoding 50S ribosomal protein L9, with protein sequence MKVLLLQDVKGLGKKGDICEVKDGYGRNFLIGKGLADFATNEVINRYKAAQKRAAELAAEEKSLMEMTAKKISEIVVKIVQKVGANGSLYGAITKEDIAESLAKEHRLEIDKKTIELKTPIKSTGIYEVEIKLGHGIHATLKVDVEAQ encoded by the coding sequence ATGAAAGTTTTATTATTGCAAGATGTTAAAGGTTTAGGTAAAAAAGGCGATATTTGTGAAGTTAAAGATGGTTATGGAAGAAATTTTTTAATAGGCAAAGGATTAGCAGATTTTGCCACCAATGAAGTGATTAACCGCTACAAAGCAGCGCAAAAAAGAGCGGCGGAACTTGCGGCAGAAGAAAAATCTCTAATGGAAATGACTGCGAAAAAAATCTCTGAAATTGTAGTAAAAATCGTCCAAAAAGTAGGAGCAAATGGCTCACTTTATGGCGCAATTACCAAAGAGGATATTGCAGAATCTCTTGCAAAAGAACACCGCTTAGAAATAGACAAAAAAACGATTGAGCTAAAAACCCCCATTAAATCCACAGGAATTTATGAAGTAGAAATTAAGCTCGGACACGGAATCCACGCAACTTTAAAAGTTGATGTAGAGGCGCAATAA
- a CDS encoding MATE family efflux transporter, with protein sequence MKKLNLKTAAIPKLFLSYFLPSLIAMLALSTYSTIDGIFVGKKLGENALAAIGIAWPIFPILIAFELLFSVGAAAMASYFLGRGKAFRARIVFSSVFYFALSTSLIGGIVLYFYSDSIALMLGSSATLLPLVRHYTEVIYLGAFIIILHPMLDIFAINDKQPVLAMIAMIVGSLANIVLNYIFLFILELGIASSALATLLGHGIGMCILLQHFLRKKGDLYLIRTFDIYALLSATKNGIPQSSSEISVSIMMLIFNHTIAEIAGDRGIAIYSVLMYVGIIPFTILLSMAQGVQPIASFNYGAGLMERVRRVFNFGLVFSFGGGITLYFLTFVFSPFLIAWFLPNDIAMRDASLLSDTQNAMKFYFLGYILLGVNIVSAIFFQSIQRTFSSFVITFSYTLLFALCFVMILPKMYGFNGVILSYPLGTLCATFVSFGIILYECKQGILKNY encoded by the coding sequence ATGAAAAAGCTTAACCTCAAAACGGCAGCAATTCCAAAATTATTTTTAAGTTATTTTTTGCCCTCACTTATTGCTATGCTTGCTCTTTCTACCTATTCCACGATTGATGGAATCTTTGTGGGTAAGAAGCTTGGAGAAAATGCGTTGGCAGCGATTGGAATTGCTTGGCCTATTTTTCCGATTCTTATTGCTTTTGAATTGCTCTTTAGCGTGGGTGCTGCGGCAATGGCTTCCTATTTTTTGGGACGCGGGAAAGCCTTTCGTGCGAGGATTGTGTTTAGCAGTGTGTTTTATTTTGCATTAAGCACAAGCCTTATTGGTGGGATTGTGTTGTATTTTTATAGCGATTCTATTGCACTAATGCTTGGTAGTAGCGCGACACTTTTGCCACTTGTGCGGCATTATACCGAAGTCATTTATCTTGGGGCATTCATCATCATTTTGCACCCGATGTTAGATATTTTTGCAATTAACGATAAACAGCCAGTGCTCGCGATGATTGCAATGATTGTAGGTTCATTGGCAAATATTGTGCTGAATTATATTTTTTTATTTATATTAGAGCTTGGAATCGCAAGTAGTGCATTAGCCACATTGCTTGGACACGGGATTGGAATGTGCATTTTACTACAACATTTCTTGCGCAAAAAAGGAGATTTATATCTCATCAGGACATTTGATATTTACGCGCTTTTAAGTGCAACTAAAAATGGAATCCCACAAAGTAGTTCAGAGATTAGCGTGAGCATTATGATGTTAATCTTTAACCATACGATTGCAGAAATTGCGGGAGATAGAGGAATCGCAATTTATAGTGTTTTAATGTATGTGGGGATTATTCCTTTTACGATTCTGCTTTCTATGGCGCAAGGTGTGCAACCCATTGCAAGTTTTAACTATGGTGCAGGATTAATGGAGCGCGTGCGAAGAGTGTTTAACTTTGGTTTAGTTTTTAGCTTTGGAGGTGGAATCACACTTTATTTTTTGACTTTTGTTTTCTCTCCTTTTTTGATTGCTTGGTTTTTGCCAAATGACATTGCAATGCGTGATGCAAGCTTGTTGAGTGATACACAAAATGCAATGAAATTTTATTTTTTGGGCTATATTTTGTTGGGTGTTAATATTGTGAGTGCGATTTTCTTTCAATCCATTCAGCGCACGTTCAGTTCCTTTGTGATTACTTTTTCCTATACTTTACTTTTTGCGCTTTGTTTTGTGATGATTCTACCCAAAATGTATGGATTTAATGGTGTGATTCTTTCTTATCCATTGGGAACTTTATGTGCAACTTTTGTTTCTTTTGGAATCATTTTATATGAGTGCAAGCAAGGTATTTTGAAAAATTATTAA
- a CDS encoding beta-ketoacyl-ACP synthase II: protein MRRVVVTGIGMINALGLNREDSFKAIVDGRCGVKTISSFDVSEFPVKIAAEIANFDPTSVMDAKEVKKADRFIQLGIKAAKEAMQDSGLLNGEGKLLDNVNAERFGMSSASGIGGLGNIEKNSVINFERGPKRISPFFIPSSLVNMLGGFISIDYSLKGPNLASVTACAAGTHGISEAGKTIMLNCADRMLVVAAEAAICGVGIGGFAAMKALSDRNDAPELASRPFDNERNGFVMGEGAAALVLEEYEIAKARGANIYAELVGFGESGDANHITTPAPEGEGAYRAMKMALQMAGIPIDYVNAHGTSTKYNDYYETLALKKVFNGAVPPVSSTKGQIGHCLGAAGGIEAVISLMSLQKGILPPTINQIQKDPDCDLDYVPNTAREAKINAFMSNSFGFGGTNGVVIFKRV, encoded by the coding sequence ATGAGACGCGTAGTAGTTACCGGGATAGGAATGATTAATGCTCTCGGATTAAATAGAGAAGATTCTTTTAAAGCTATTGTAGATGGAAGATGTGGAGTTAAAACAATCTCCTCTTTTGATGTCTCGGAATTTCCTGTAAAAATTGCCGCAGAAATTGCGAACTTTGACCCCACTTCTGTAATGGACGCAAAAGAAGTCAAAAAGGCAGACCGCTTTATTCAACTAGGAATCAAAGCCGCTAAAGAGGCAATGCAAGATAGTGGTTTGCTAAATGGTGAAGGGAAATTACTAGACAATGTAAATGCAGAGAGATTTGGTATGAGTTCTGCTTCTGGAATTGGAGGTTTGGGAAATATTGAAAAAAACTCTGTGATTAACTTTGAACGCGGTCCTAAACGCATTTCCCCTTTCTTTATTCCCTCTTCGCTTGTGAATATGTTAGGAGGTTTCATTTCTATTGATTATTCACTCAAAGGTCCTAATCTAGCAAGTGTTACAGCGTGTGCGGCTGGCACGCACGGAATTAGTGAAGCGGGCAAAACGATTATGCTAAATTGTGCAGATAGAATGCTAGTTGTCGCAGCAGAAGCTGCGATTTGTGGTGTTGGAATCGGTGGGTTTGCTGCAATGAAAGCCCTTTCGGATAGAAACGACGCCCCAGAGCTTGCGAGCCGTCCTTTTGACAATGAGCGCAACGGCTTTGTAATGGGTGAGGGAGCAGCAGCATTGGTGCTTGAAGAATATGAAATTGCTAAAGCAAGAGGGGCAAACATTTATGCAGAGCTTGTAGGATTTGGCGAAAGTGGAGATGCAAACCATATTACGACACCTGCACCAGAGGGTGAAGGGGCTTATCGCGCAATGAAAATGGCATTACAAATGGCGGGGATTCCGATTGATTATGTCAATGCACATGGGACTAGCACGAAATATAATGATTATTATGAGACTTTGGCTCTTAAAAAAGTCTTTAATGGCGCAGTGCCGCCTGTGAGCTCTACCAAAGGACAGATTGGACACTGCTTGGGCGCAGCAGGGGGTATTGAAGCTGTCATTTCTCTTATGTCTTTGCAAAAAGGAATCTTGCCACCAACAATTAACCAAATCCAAAAAGACCCAGATTGCGATTTAGATTATGTTCCAAATACTGCACGAGAAGCAAAGATTAACGCATTTATGAGCAATTCTTTTGGTTTTGGCGGAACTAATGGGGTTGTGATTTTTAAACGAGTATAA
- a CDS encoding branched-chain amino acid ABC transporter yields MSLFWILLIFSAVSIFICRITPFFFANHSMLGNQDGRFYRFLTYSTQAMLGAIVYATAFFMRDIVQLLSEFALIDVVKIALLLLVFFGTLWTNRLLSAFLLALVIFVGFVLGVS; encoded by the coding sequence ATGAGTTTGTTTTGGATTTTGTTAATTTTTTCGGCAGTGAGTATTTTTATTTGCAGAATCACGCCGTTTTTCTTCGCTAATCACTCCATGCTTGGCAACCAAGATGGTAGATTTTATCGCTTTTTAACTTACAGCACACAGGCGATGCTTGGGGCGATTGTGTATGCGACTGCGTTTTTTATGCGTGATATTGTGCAGCTATTGAGTGAGTTTGCGCTCATTGATGTTGTGAAAATCGCTTTGTTACTGCTTGTGTTTTTTGGCACACTTTGGACCAATCGCCTCTTAAGCGCGTTTTTGTTAGCGTTAGTGATTTTTGTAGGCTTTGTGCTTGGGGTTTCTTAA
- the acpP gene encoding acyl carrier protein has product MAMFDDVKAVVVEQLNVNEGEVKPESKFVDDLGADSLDVVELVMALEEKFEIEIPDEEAEKIQTVGDVVAYIEKSKA; this is encoded by the coding sequence ATGGCAATGTTTGATGATGTAAAAGCAGTTGTAGTAGAGCAACTCAATGTAAATGAGGGTGAAGTAAAGCCAGAATCTAAATTCGTAGATGATTTGGGGGCAGATTCTTTAGATGTTGTAGAACTTGTAATGGCATTAGAGGAAAAATTTGAGATTGAGATTCCTGATGAGGAAGCAGAAAAAATCCAAACCGTAGGTGATGTTGTCGCATACATTGAAAAATCAAAAGCTTAA